Below is a genomic region from Cloeon dipterum chromosome 2, ieCloDipt1.1, whole genome shotgun sequence.
ggaACACATACTCGATAAAATTCGTTCGCCGTTCTCAATTAGTATGGCGTAATCCAACTggaataaagagaaaaaaaaattaaaaaatgacccaATTTAAAGATTTGTAAAACTTACATTTAGTTGACAATAATTCAGGCTTAAACAAATTGGGGTCTCACACAGAAGCGGatcctggaaaaaaataaaaagtgccaAAGATCCTTAAATTAATCaagtttttacttttaattaatttgatcatttctgacataaaatgtttaaaataaaatataaatgaaattaacacGCTCTTACTCGCTCAATAATTGGAGCTGGAGTAGGAGCAGAGATATCAATGCCTAGAAACACATAAATTCCGAGATGATCTTCCCTGATCACTTGCAGTAAAGGTTTTCTGGTTGAGCTCGAGAAAACTTGTTGATCTGCTTTTTGTGCTGCCGCTGATGATGATTCTGCTTCATTGACCAATACTTCATCCATTTGGCAGGCGAAATTGGCCGTGGGCGCCGAGCACTGCACCTGGCGCACCCCGAAAGGCGCCCCTTCCTTCGCGTACTGCCGGTCGACGACCAAACACGAGCCGTCGTCCCGCGGGTTTATCATGTCCCAGAAGTCGTCCGTCGAGTCCCAAGGACCCAATTCGTCGTGCAAGCAGAATCGGTATTGTCCAGCGCACCCTTGGCGAGTCGCGGCCGTCCAGAAACTCGTTTTAATCAGCTCGCGGTCAGTTGAATTAACTGCAAATAGGAATGATTCTGAggatttgaagaaattaaattgtttcactgatgaaaaaaaaaatgttcaggCACAGTTTTTaccaagaataaataaatacaaacgGAGCCATAAACACcatagcaaataaaaatatttcactgaccggaatttttaaaaaatgtaattgaaTCTTTAGAGTTGAGAGCAGCGAGGAGCTTGTCTGTGACTCTTATTGGCTTCATTCCAATGCTGCAGCACAGCTTCACGCTCTCCGCCCAAGAAGTCTATtgaatttcgttttaaaaataaattaattcctaaATATTCAAGCCAAACATACCTTTTGGTAGCCGAATATGTATTTCGTAACGGAGATTTTTCGCAGTTTTGGCGTTTGCTGCCACTCCGCCCAAACGCCATTGAGGGAATCCCctttaaaagatttattttaattcattcaacATTCAGTGTGAAGTGAAATACGGTCTAATTTTCCCGCAGCATCAAAGTAGGTTatctgtaaattatttaaattaaaatttataactagGAAAAGGTAGAGAAAATCCCACATTTCGAATACAGGCTTCTCTGTTTACGCAGGAGACCCTGCTTTTACATTTGTACTgcgaaagtaaaattaataaaatgtattttttactataaacTATTGCCAGCTTACTTCGCAGAGGAAATAATTGCGGTCGTTGCAGTTCATTCGGACGAGCGTCTTGGTCATCATGGACAGCACCAGGCATCTTTCCTCTCGACTCACCTCGGCAGGGAGATCGAATTCCGCGGTCCTGATGCTGCTCCTATTTCCCGAACACCAAGAATACGCCGCGTTGCCGCAACTTCTCGCCTCAGCCATTCCACTCGTCCACATGAACATGTATTCTGATCaccaaaatcatcaaaattgttCCTTTAAAAATCGCGAGGGTTACTTTGCTTCTCGATGGTCATTTTCTCGAAATTGTGCGCCAGACAATTCATGTTGTTCTCGCCGTCTTCCATTGCAACAAGTTGCATTTTCCTTTTGGCGCAAACGAGAACCGCCTCAGAAAATGATCCCTAATTAATCGTTTAAATTCCAGAGTggattttagattaaattaaaaaaaaatgtatggaaCTGAGTGTAAGCGTACTTGATTATTGCTTCTGAAGAAGAGCCGGCcgcatttgtaaaaaatttctccaatCTCCAAACTCGATGAAGCGAAAGCTGCATggtataaagaaaaaacagaagAAATATTAAGATCtctgttttttaattagattaacCTACAAGACTCAAAAACGGATGTAAAatctgtgaaaattttagcCTGATAATTAAATGggttagttttttattaaaataataattaccgtCCTTAATGGCGGTGCTGaggaaattctaaaataaaaaaaacaatgtttatagtttgtaaaatttatttaaaaaaaacaaacactgaGTTTTGAGTCGTGCAGAGAGCAGTCACCCGCCGTGCAGGCTTTTGGGGTCACTAACGCATTCttgcaaaagataaaaattaattaaatttataagtacaaaattaaatacataatatatacaaTTGCTTCATTAAACAAGAgcaatatcaatatttttgtcgGATTCATGACTGTCTCGCTATTGCAACATATGATTTAGAGCACGGCTGAGGtactgaatttattatttttctgctgcaTCGTCATGCCTGCTTTTCCGCTCGCTCTTTTTCAAGGCCATATACTGTATATGCCCTCATTAAAACTACTTATTTTGTAGTTTACTCCTTgatgtttgaattaaatcctaaattttcaaaatccacaATTTTCGAGAATAGAAATTATATaagttcttaaattaaatgtgcaaaaagagtgtgcattaaattttattttccacgtaTTCGCGGGACACATCATCCTGCCAGAGATTCGCGGTATATCAGTGATAGGAGGATTGCGAAATTCGCTTGCTAATGATGCAGCAGCAGAGGAATGTTGCTCGTTGCAAAACGTGATGGCgactcatttttcaattttatttcctgtaCAGCGGAATTCTCTTCTCCAACGTTGTAATCCATGccacattgaaattttctattatgtagaattatttaaataatatcatttagTGAAATTCAATTGCATAATGAAAATCagggtttaaaaatatcttaattacGAGGTAATAaacaagtaattaaaaaattgttcgtcatacagatttattttcaaattttagatcaatcaaattttattacttaacATTTAGGCAAAAGTtccttaataaattttaaaaaacaaaaaggaatttaaacaCCTGAAGAAGCGAAAACGACAACTATCGAGCACTTCGTTTGTAACTGCGACCAAGCTATGCGATCGTCCCCGCGACTTATTACGCGCATAAAGAAAACAGACtggttaattaattcttgTCCTGGGGCATTCGAATCACATAACCCAGGTTCAAGGTAGCAGTGCTCGGCAATTCCCTGCTCTCTGCTGCTGTTTACACTGCACAAAAGCTGTGGTGACAGAATTATTTTGCATCCAACATTACCATGAAAACAACGAATAGAATTTGTGGAATAAACCAAATCGaatttttgtgacattttagtaaataaaaggCAGGAGCGGCAAAAAGCCGTCCTCGGCGTGTGTTCTGCCACTTTTCCCTTTAAGtaattttcatcctttttGATTTGGCAAGCTGCTTTTCACTTGTAATTTAAATCGGCCTATCAAtgtcatttttacattttaaagctTGTGTTTCAGCTGGTCCGAACTCTGTTTTCCGCGGCAAGGGCTCACGCTGGCGTTTTTAGTCGGTTTTGAGGAGGGTTTTTATCAAGTGCATTGCCCAAAAGTATTGAAAAGAATGctcttttctaaaataatgttGTGCGCAATCAacatttcaagtttttctgCGAAGCGGATCATCAAACGGACTGAAAATGACTTTGAAAATGAAGTTCTGCTCTCTAAATGAGAAGCAAAAGTGGCCGGCCGCTTCTCGCTTTCAATTAAGAGCCGATTTTTGCTCTCATAATGAGTGTCAAGTCCTTTACGTcaggaattttaaaacgaatttgtttttattcacaAGTGATcgagtaaaatatttaggtGGTTCatagacaaaaaaaaaatcaaaatttatgtttgcaCAGCGATAAGAAATCAGTATCAAATTGACAGAAAAACATCAGTAAAGGATACTGAGCTGATTCTTTGtagctaaaatataaataagctTCTTTATAATCCTGAGAAGAATAGTAAAGAAAGCGATCTGTTGCTCCACTTGTTGCCTGACCAGCAAACTCGAGTAATTCCTCTGATGTGCTACACCAGCGAACAACTCCTCTTGAGTCAGTGAAAGTTTCATCCAACAGAACGGAGGCTGCAGAACAATAActctcaattaatttaataaattctaaacttgaattttgttgtttacTGTATTTTAAAGAGTAATTATCGAGGATTACAGATGCTTTTCCGATATTTTGCACGACACTGTCATAAGAATCCAGGTCAACATCACTCAAAGAAATCTCAGACATAACAACATAGGctgcaaaacaataaaattattattttaataagcacacttttataattaacatACGGTTTATCATAGATCCTACAAAGTTTGTTGTTACTTTGCTCAagatttcctttaaaattctGATATAAGCGAGGCTGGACAGTGTTACTACTGGCAAGGTCCCGTTTGCTCGGGCGCACATAGCAGCTGCAACCGCCGGGTGAATTCGCTacgaacaaaattaatataccGGGAATATGTGGGGGAAGAATTAATTGCCTTTTTTGGATCGGTGATTTTATTCGCATAAAAACCTTCCACGGGAGTCTGTTCAAAGTTTTCCGCTggaggattttttatttatttatttattaatttatttattaataatctCAGGGTGTTTTCTTACCTATTTGGGAGCATGCATCttcaagagtaaaattttcaggacGGAAATATTTGAAGTTACAAGAAGaactgaattttgtttaagaTAGTTTAATATCGATATCTTCCAGGGAGATTACCTGACGAATTCTTCAGAGTTTGACAGTTTATTCACGTACACTGCGTAACTCCGGGGGTTTGGATCAACCGGGGCTGCatggtttgtttttaatttaaatgttttttttttcaaagagaaaatttaaaacctccTTCAAATAACACGTTTTTGCCTGTCTTCAGTGAATCGTTATAGTAATAACCGCTCGGTATTCGCAAGCTGAGAGCGTAGTCTCTCCAGTCAAATAGGTTGCGCAAGTCCATTTCCCAGAATTTTGCCAATGAAGGAGGTCCGCTGGTGAAGCACTTTATGAAATCGTGTATGAAAGTACATTCTCCTTGCTTCTGGTTGGACTgaactggaaaaaaataaaaaagaagcaattttaggattaaaaatctaaaatgtatttgataaaaacaattattaatgtttttaatttcgttctTGTTTAATAGGGTTTGCCAAAAACCCGAATTTCCCGTAAAAACCGACTGCATTgccaaaaactgtttttggagtttttctgcaattttgcgattttttcccaaaatgtgcttaaatatgaatttagcAAACTCTTTATtaaagccactggtttcaccaaaagaccgaaAACTTTACactcaaagtaattttccaaagtTCCTGGCATATTTGGCGTGTAATCTGACTTTTTCAGGGACAAATtcggaaaaacccaaaattgGCGGTTTCCCCCAGCTGGTTTTTCGCGaaaaaaaaccagtggtgcgtTTTTCTTGGCGAAACctgttttttaacaataaaaagacgtttctttcttttgacttattccaaaaatattcatttagaGATAATTAGAActgtattattttgaaaattttctgccaATTACCCATTCGGTTACACTCCCAGAATCTGTCGAGCGCCTGATTAACGAGAAGAGTGGATTTCCACGCCTCTTGTTGATTATTTTCCATCATAATTATCCTTAGAGCGTCCAAATTATCGGctgcctttttaaaaagactGGTCGGATATTTTTTCACGACCGATCGAaagtctgaaataaaaaaagaaatcataGAAAAGCACTCTATTCCAGAATTTTCTAGACTATTTAACCCTCTTCAATAGCTTGAGACCCTTTATATCTTCTCATCGCTTTCTCTACATCGTCCTCCCAAAATTTTCCTCCTTCGTACATCTATGTTTCAATGGATTTCTGCgattaaattcgaatttttaactattctCACCAATCCTAAGAGTTCGGCAATGCACGTTGCAAAGCACTagatatttatcaaattatagtttaaaattatatttccccgtttcaattttactttcattttGTACGAGAGCCTATCCAGCAAACCTGTACTCTTGAATTTTTCGAGTTCACCTGCGGTTttcaattacattttaatgttaaaatcgatttttcaaacCTTACGTTCCGAGACGCGATGGGTCAATTTGCATTCGTTAAAAATCTCTTTCAGATAGGATTCAGCCGGTAAACGAGTCTATGGATCAAAGgcgggaattaatttaaaatgccattaaaaattatctattttattACCTCGCAAATAGGTTGCAATAAGTTACTTGCGCAATTGACAGCGTGCAGAGTTGGCCCTTTTTCATCTGTGTTTAtcagttttaaacaaaactgtGCCTGGTTTTTgtctaaacaattttaaaatttaattttaaatcctgtattttataattatgtgCACTCTGACTGTCAGAGTAGTTGAAACTGAGTTTAACCCAGTCCTTGAACTCAGGAGAACACCACCTACCAGTTCAAAGATGCAATAATTGATGTATTattatcttgaaaaaaaaatcacctgaaACGGCCATTGCTACATTCATCGTCTGTCCCTGATGTCCAAAATTCTCTTTTCTTCGGTATTATGTCGGCAAGGCAAATTGTCTTTTCATAAGACTGAACAGACACGAGACGCATTCCCAAGGAACAACAAAATTCGAGAGAATCTTTCCAAGacaactttaataaaatatttaatgcagcATTAACACccaaagattaaatttaaacctctaactttttctttgtaaaacaaataacGCACTCCGCAAGACGTCCTCCACTCCCCCAGACGGTTAGGctctataaaaattgaaaattcttgatAAATCACGTAATATAGAAAAGCTCTTACTCAAAAAAACTCTCTCATCCTTGTTCTCGAATGGAACCGCATAATTTCCCtgcaattacaaaataaaaaatgtcaaatgtATCATTTAATCACAAgataattacatttatttcgcAAAACTTCATTTTGGAACAATTGGGTTGATCACAAGCAATATTAATCTGtcagattaattaatattttaaattaaatctttctCCAATCCAACTAAAACCTGTTGATCAGTTTTCCCCGATCCTGAATTGACTACGTCATCGACCCTTTTGCCGTCCGTCTGACAAGCGAAATTTCCTGTAGGTGACGAGCACTGCACCTGGCGCACCCCGAACGGCACCCCTTTTTTCGCATATTGCCTGTCGACGACCAAACACGAGCCGTCGTCTCGCGGGTTGACCATGTCCCAGAAGTCGTCCGTCGAGTCCCACGGACCCACGTCGTCGTGAGAGCAGAATCTGTATTGTCCAGCGCACCCTTGGCGAGTCGCTGCCGTCCAGAAGCTCGTTTTAATCAGCTCCCGGTCTTCCGAGGCATTCACTGTACGGATTAATCagctctttttttaaactgtttctGTTTGTGAAAAggaaataatctaaaaatgtctaaaagTAAGCCAAAGAACTTGTAGCAGTTCAGGAGCTTTGTTGTGAGCCaacaattgaataatttaattgtaattttgctctattgttaaaaagaggaatgatactggaaaagcctggaaaatgcttgttgccaatgcataaactcatcccttaggattcagttgaagcctaaattgacctaagaagtactgtaattttttgagaaaattggctgggaagttaccgtgcttttcaaatggtaatggctgtctccttacttgaaatccgagttaaattcaaaaccaagagtttccccaatacgtggcatacaccgttggacagatctctacgagaggaatcggaatatgccaagaaaatatgttcaagcactctaaattttggagaaaaatggcaaaatttgaatttttactgtaggaaggtcatttttattattgcaaattgttgaacaaattgtttatcggtcaattgtttaaggcatccaacaatttaaatagttttcaattgttgcccagtatcattccactttaattgtgcagaatccgattcaaaggggtgagttcAACCGTCAGTTTAGgttccattaattttattgtaaaacaatttcagttctgaGTGTCCGATCAGATTTAGACTGTAAAACCATTTTGCATCAACAAAATTCTTCATATAATTCATCAGTATTATTTCTACCCTTTTCTCATCcccaaacattatttatttgttaactTACCAGGATTTTCGAAAATGGTGATGTCATTGTTGGAGTTGAGGGCCGCTAGAAATTTATCTGTGACCCTGACGGGACTCATTCCAATGCTGCAGCAGAACTTCACGTTTTCCGTCCAGGTTACCTTAAATATGTACATAGTAttgtatatttaatattgattaGTTTTGGATGAGGATTGCTCACCTTTTTGTTCCCAAATATGAAAGTCGTGAATGAAAACTCACTGATCCAGAAGTTTTTCTGCCACTCCGCCCAGACGCCATTTAACTTAtcaccttttttaataaatctctTTACACGCAtccatttcaacaaaatttataaattatttccacctACGCTCCAACCTTTTTGAGCCGTCAAAATACAAGCTCTGCCAGTTTTAAAATACTGACTTGtacatattcaatttttattagagcAAAAATCATACATTTTTAACACAGATTTGTTCCTTCAAGCAGGAGACGGTCTTGCAATTGTActtcaaatgcaaatattacaaaaaactCCTCTCGTAATTTGGCATACCTCGcagtagaaataattttgccttttGCAGTCCATGCGGATGAGTGTCTTGGTCATCATGGACAGCACCAGGCATCTTTCCTTGCGATTCACCTCCAAGGGCAGATTAAATTCTTCGGGCCTGATGACGGTTCTGTTTCCCGCACACCACGAATACGCCACGTTGCTGCAGCTCCTCCCTTCTGCCATTCCACTCGTCCAGATGTACGCATACTctgaaagataatttaatattgctaATTAACTAAAACAAATATGTCCAGCGATTTACTGTAGCTATTTTGATCCTCgagagacatttttttcaaattgggCACAAGACAATTCATGTTGTTCGCTCCTCCTTCTGCTGTGACCAGTTGCATTTTTCGTTTGGTGCAAATTAGAGCGGCATCAGCAAAACTTGCCTGTTAAAATAGATAATCTCCTGCAGTATcactttgtttaaattttcaacatacTTGATTGTGGCTTCTGTAGAAAAGGCGTCCGCACCTGTAAAAAATTTCGCCAATCTCTACGTTGCTGGAAATAAATGCTGAAAGTGCGGctagaaagagaaaaaggggTTTCggataaattctaaatttaaaaataatcaactaaCAAGTTGCAAGCACTGATGTAAAATCTGCCTCATAAATGTTACGGTTagaaatttcacaattaatttaaatcaaattttttaccctcCGTTATTGCGGAGCtcagaaaattctaaaaaattaatcctgaTAAATTCTTCCCTGGagcattattaataatatttctacCTTGAGTTTTGCATTGTGTAAAGAACAGTCACCCGCAGTGCATTTTCTTGGTTTGgtagttttatttgttaatatttccAATGCTCTCTGTCAACGGCAAAAATTCATGATATAaatcaaggaaattttttatttcttacaatCGACTGGAAAAGtaacagaaaaatgaaagctgctgctgctgctggaaacgCCGCCATTCCGCTCTTTCGAATGGTAGAGCTAagcgcaaaaatatttcacattcgATTCTGCTTACAAAGCCAACGTTTCGCTTCAACGGAAACGAGGACGTTTGGCAGGATGTCAATGACTATCACAGTCAGTTCATTTTTCAAGCACAGACGGGAATTCAGTCCATACATTTTCAGTTTGAGTTTTGAGTCACTGAATATAATATTCGATGATTTCTTTCTCTTGCAGAAAACATATTCAACGAAACTAACAATGagttataaatattattttttttaaataggaaataaaataccaATGCCACTCTTTTAGCAGTAAAATCagttatattttgttaaaattttcccgcaaaaaattgcaaaatattggtTAATCTGGACGGGGAAAATTGGCCGCTTGGTATCAAAACTTaagcgatttatttttttaacttacagAAAGAGAGACTGTGCCGGCGAGCAGACCTTctgcgcgggttgcatatgtGTCAGTCCAGATCGAACAGTTTTTATCCGTTTTTATCACAGTTCCTGATTTAATGGGCCCTCTCAAACCAATTAATATAATCAGGGGATATTTTAGAgagattgaattattttaggcTGAAATTAAACCGCCTGGTCAATCTTGAAACGAGTATTTCAAACGTTacgatacaaaaattaattaattaatttctgctcaTCTTTTCAAAGTTGTGCGTCAGACAATTAATGTTAACGAAATTAATTagtatttgttaaaatttaaacatgatttatttattttatttttctcgccATTTAATGTCTGGATGCGAGGCATTATCCGAAAGGAGGAACATGATAATTAAAGAGTTTTTGGCTTAATTACCTAActgatgttttattattttttaatttctttcattttgcCTACATTCGGCTCCACCAGGACTGCACCATAACGGAAATGAGGCGTCAACATTGTTGCCTCATTATACTCGTCGCTTTGGCTACGCGCTGGTTCGAAAATTTATGTCACACTGGACGTGCACGCTGTGCCGCTGAGCAGAGCGTTtttgcaggttgcatataGTACAAGTTACGGTTTATTCCAACacctgtaaaatttaataaattttacgaaaCCATTGAATTTTATACAGGTCTCTAGAAtggcgaaaagaaaataccgGAGCTTAATggatggttttaaataaaaaatatcattgccGGAACCAGCGGGGGTCagagatgtgcgataaaattggttcgcactgcgcagatccaagatggcgtctgaatgtgggaaagaaaaagctctctttggattgccgtacgagtgtaaaagtttgtttttacgatccaaaagacacaattagtaaaattaatgcaaattataagtcacaattttgaaaaaaaaaacttgcttcttttcgcgcattttcacgtggccGTTTTTTCCGCGCCATACTCCTCCGgatgccatatctgcgcgtcgcacgaatctggaccccgctgaccGGAACAATACTTAACTAAGccacttttcaaaattaattttctctttggaaaaatgtaaaaaaaatcggaataaACCAGCTATCAAACTAtcaatttaatacaattttttagataatttagaaatattaaattggttttataaTTCAATGGGATCAATTCTAGAAAACTAATAAGAacggattaaaatttaaaatatgaatttattaataattcagtTTGCACAGCGATAGGAAATCATGGtcaaatttacacaaaaatgCCGATACATATGCATAATCTAAGTTGTAATAATCGCCTCCTATAGATTCAAAACGGTGTTCATTTGTGCGTGACATATAGTAGAAGTGAAACAGAACATTGTCACGTCTAGTTTCGTTCAATTTGACAAAAGCAGGAACTTCTTCCAGAGTGCTGCACCAGCGAAACACCCCTTGCGAATCCTCGAAGGTTTCATCCAGTAAAACAGAATTTTTAGCTgcaaaataagatttaaagcttgatttaaatatttcagttttaatcaCCATCAAAAAACAGGCTATGCAAAGAGTTTGGGTCACTGGCTAAATTACGAAGAATGGCGAAACTATCGAGAGTGGCTTCTGTCACTGTAACTAAACTCCCGTTCGCTTGGGCGCACATTAATGCTGCGAGCACCGGGGAAAACGtctgcaattaaattagttatttaCAAGTAACATTTCCCAGATACCTCGAATACTTGTTTATTGACtgctttttttgctaaaatttcgTCTACTGGGGTAGGTATGAAGTTTGCCACTGCgagggaaataaattcattttgtatttaatttttttttctccgtaaaattgaattataccTAATTTCATGCAAGCATCTctaagagataaatttttcggTCGCAAATAACGAAATAGGCAACgtgaactgaaaatttaaattatgcaaaatggtgaaaacaatcaaattataatGCTAAcacaaaaaccaatttaatgaaatggcgttgcatatttcaaatttttaactggttttgatttttttaaaatttaaacaggaaTAGATGTTAAAGTATTA
It encodes:
- the LOC135937432 gene encoding uncharacterized protein LOC135937432, with product MFMWTSGMAEARSCGNAAYSWCSGNRSSIRTAEFDLPAEVSREERCLVLSMMTKTLVRMNCNDRNYFLCEYKCKSRVSCVNREACIRNITYFDAAGKLDRDSLNGVWAEWQQTPKLRKISVTKYIFGYQKTSWAESVKLCCSIGMKPIRVTDKLLAALNSKDSITFFKNSGQ
- the LOC135935925 gene encoding uncharacterized protein LOC135935925; its protein translation is MAAFPAAAAAFIFLLLFQSIRALEILTNKTTKPRKCTAGDCSLHNAKLKNFLSSAITEDFTSVLATSALSAFISSNVEIGEIFYRCGRLFYRSHNQASFADAALICTKRKMQLVTAEGGANNMNCLVPNLKKMSLEDQNSYKYAYIWTSGMAEGRSCSNVAYSWCAGNRTVIRPEEFNLPLEVNRKERCLVLSMMTKTLIRMDCKRQNYFYCEYNCKTVSCLKEQICVKNSLYFDGSKRLERDKLNGVWAEWQKNFWISEFSFTTFIFGNKKVTWTENVKFCCSIGMSPVRVTDKFLAALNSNNDITIFENPVNASEDRELIKTSFWTAATRQGCAGQYRFCSHDDVGPWDSTDDFWDMVNPRDDGSCLVVDRQYAKKGVPFGVRQVQCSSPTGNFACQTDGKRVDDVVNSGSGKTDQQINIACDQPNCSKMKFCEINGNYAVPFENKDERVFLKPNRLGEWRTSCGVRYLFYKEKLSWKDSLEFCCSLGMRLVSVQSYEKTICLADIIPKKREFWTSGTDDECSNGRFRWCSPEFKDWVKLSFNYSDNKNQAQFCLKLINTDEKGPTLHAVNCASNLLQPICETRLPAESYLKEIFNECKLTHRVSERELEKFKSTGLLDRLSYKMKCFATCIAELLGLMYEGGKFWEDDVEKAMRRYKGSQAIEEDFRSVVKKYPTSLFKKAADNLDALRIIMMENNQQEAWKSTLLVNQALDRFWECNRMVQSNQKQGECTFIHDFIKCFTSGPPSLAKFWEMDLRNLFDWRDYALSLRIPSGYYYNDSLKTGKNVLFEGAPVDPNPRSYAVYVNKLSNSEEFVSSSCNFKYFRPENFTLEDACSQIAENFEQTPVEGFYANKITDPKKRIHPAVAAAMCARANGTLPVVTLSSLAYIRILKEILSKVTTNFVGSMINPYVVMSEISLSDVDLDSYDSVVQNIGKASVILDNYSLKYTSVLLDETFTDSRGVVRWCSTSEELLEFAGQATSGATDRFLYYSSQDYKEAYLYFSYKESAQYPLLMFFCQFDTDFLSLCKHKF